Proteins encoded together in one Macadamia integrifolia cultivar HAES 741 chromosome 8, SCU_Mint_v3, whole genome shotgun sequence window:
- the LOC122086197 gene encoding serine/threonine-protein kinase UCNL-like: MYKKGEEIILNKKRNQPLSSESPQKQTILSSLFLNSLYVLLLSSSPHSRSLFFFLCLPLCLRVMMEKTSPELELDNLRAIRVLGSGAMGTVFLVHDQTTDPSASSPFALKVVEKSTLYGKFDGDRRARWEVSVLSRLNHPFLSTLLGSLETDEYMAWAVPYCPGGDLNVLRYHQTDRVFSSTAIRFYVAEIVCALEYLHRMNIVYRDLKPENVLIQQSGHITLTDFDLTRTLKPKPTRAAGWVPEPEVLELASAKDKPKHRRNLTRLISVVSEKGGLTKVKSARVSPVSRRKPSFSDGERSNSFVGTEEYVSPEVVRGEGHEFAVDWWALGILTYEMMYGSTPFRGKNRKETFRNVLIKPVEFVGQRTILMDLIERLLEKDPTKRLGYTYGAVEIKSHPFFNGLRWDLLSEVLRPPFLALKDEEEIFTEQIKVGGTDIREHFRNLRAPPSVPPSPLPSPSSDYRVNVSLTKF, translated from the coding sequence ATGTACAAAAAAGGCGAAGAGATTATTTTAAACAAAAAACGAAATCAACCCCTGAGCTCCGAATCCCCTCAAAAGCAAACCAtcctttcctctctctttctcaactCTCTCTACGTTCTTCTTCTCTCCAGCTCTCCCCACTCtcgttctctcttcttctttctctgtctccCTCTCTGTCTGcgtgtgatgatggagaagacgtCGCCGGAGCTGGAACTTGACAATCTGAGGGCGATCAGGGTTCTTGGGAGTGGAGCCATGGGTACTGTGTTCTTGGTTCACGATCAAACCACGGACCCATCTGCCTCTTCTCCATTTGCCTTGAAAGTGGTGGAGAAATCAACCCTTTACGGCAAATTCGACGGTGATCGAAGAGCTAGATGGGAGGTTTCTGTTCTATCTCGCCTGAACCACCCTTTCCTTTCAACCCTTCTGGGTTCCCTTGAGACTGATGAGTACATGGCTTGGGCGGTTCCGTACTGTCCCGGCGGCGATCTGAACGTCCTCCGTTACCATCAAACCGACCGTGTCTTCTCCTCCACCGCCATCCGCTTCTACGTTGCTGAAATCGTATGTGCATTAGAGTATCTACACCGTATGAACATCGTATACCGCGATTTGAAGCCGGAGAACGTCCTCATTCAACAATCCGGCCATATCACCCTCACCGACTTCGACCTCACTCGAACACTCAAACCCAAACCAACCAGAGCCGCCGGCTGGGTCCCTGAACCGGAAGTGCTCGAGCTTGCATCAGCGAAGGATAAACCGAAGCATCGCCGGAACTTAACCCGGCTCATCTCGGTCGTTTCCGAGAAAGGCGGGTTAACGAAGGTGAAGTCCGCGCGTGTCTCTCCGGTGAGTCGAAGGAAACCCAGTTTCTCCGACGGGGAACGATCCAACTCGTTTGTGGGTACGGAAGAGTACGTATCACCCGAGGTAGTACGGGGAGAAGGACACGAGTTCGCCGTCGATTGGTGGGCTTTGGGAATCTTAACGTACGAGATGATGTACGGTTCGACGCCGTTTCGGGGGAAGAATCGGAAGGAAACGTTTCGGAACGTTCTGATCAAGCCAGTAGAGTTCGTTGGTCAACGGACGATCCTGATGGATTTGATCGAACGGTTGTTAGAGAAGGACCCCACAAAAAGGCTCGGGTATACTTACGGAGCGGTGGAGATTAAAAGCCATCCTTTCTTTAATGGTTTGAGATGGGATTTGCTGTCGGAGGTGTTACGGCCGCCGTTTCTGGCGTTAAAAGACGAAGAAGAGATTTTCACGGAGCAAATTAAGGTGGGTGGGACAGATATTAGAGAGCACTTCCGGAATCTTAGGGCTCCGCCGTCAGTTCCTCCGTCACCGTTACCGTCGCCGTCATCTGATTACCGGGTAAACGTTTCGTTGACGAAGTTTTGA
- the LOC122085936 gene encoding zinc finger A20 and AN1 domain-containing stress-associated protein 5-like, producing MAQREKEETEFKVPETLTLCTNGCGFPGNPATNNMCQNCFKPNAGVLKPLKFSASQENKPRSSSSRSPSRSESDQPLAETKRERTLEETTVAGSAEGKASISSRREVYRCSGCRRKVGLTGFRCRCGDLFCSEHRYSDRHVCSYDYKTAGREAIARENPVVKAAKIVRV from the coding sequence ATGGCtcagagggagaaagaagagacgGAATTCAAGGTTCCTGAAACCCTTACCCTCTGCACAAACGGTTGTGGTTTCCCTGGTAACCCAGCCACCAACAATATGTGCCAAAACTGCTTCAAGCCTAACGCAGGAGTCTTGAAGCCCCTCAAGTTCTCCGCCTCTCAAGAAAATAAGCCCAGATCCAGCTCGTCTCGATCGCCGTCCAGATCTGAATCAGATCAGCCGCTGGCGGAGACTAAAAGGGAACGAACGTTGGAGGAGACGACGGTGGCAGGATCGGCGGAGGGGAAAGCTTCTATCAGTTCCAGGCGAGAGGTGTACCGGTGCTCCGGTTGCAGGAGGAAGGTAGGGTTGACGGGGTTCCGATGCCGGTGCGGGGATTTGTTCTGTTCGGAGCATAGGTACTCTGACCGACACGTGTGCAGTTACGATTACAAGACTGCCGGTCGTGAAGCCATAGCGCGCGAGAATCCCGTCGTCAAAGCTGCGAAGATCGTTAGAGTCTGA
- the LOC122086119 gene encoding dihydroflavonol 4-reductase-like — translation MKRRQKACPLHHTASHWPLLWQVDRGFSCPFPLYLLIQNKMITDCPSCVCGLVFFYKNEVIKPAVNGILNVLRSCLKAKTIRRVVFTSSAGAVARQEKQLPVYDESSWSDLEFIKKKKMTGWMYFMSKTLSEKIALEFAEENSLDLITIIPTLVVGQFLTPWMPPSMITAFALITGYARNEAHYSILKQVKFVHLDDLCNAHIFLLEHPEAKGRYICSSHNTNIIELAKMLRKRFPEYHIPTEFNFEGESLEVVAFSSRKLTELGFEFKYSLEDMYVGATESAREKGLLPNQTQLNDKNLKSEEAEKTH, via the exons ATGAAAAGACGGCAAAAGGCGTGTCCCCTCCATCACACAGCCTCCCATTGGCCACTGCTCTGGCAAGTGGACAGAGGGTTCTCTTGCCCTTTTCCCCTGTATTTACTCATCCAAAACAAAATGATCACTGATTGTCCTTCTTGTGTTTGTGGGTTGGTTTTCTTCTATAAGAATGAGGTGATAAAGCCAGCGGTTAATGGGATATTGAACGTCTTGAGGTCATGTCTCAAGGCGAAGACGATACGGAGGGTGGTATTCACTTCATCTGCTGGTGCTGTTGCCAGACAAGAGAAGCAGCTCCCTGTATACGATGAGAGCTCATGGAGTGACTTAgaatttataaagaaaaagaagatgaccgGATGG ATGTACTTTATGTCCAAGACATTATCAGAGAAAATAGCATTGGAATTTGCAGAGGAGAACAGCTTAGACCTAATCACCATTATACCAACCCTTGTGGTTGGGCAATTTTTAACTCCTTGGATGCCGCCTAGCATGATAACAGCTTTTGCACTAATCACTGGTTA TGCAAGAAATGAAGCCCATTACTCAATTCTGAAGCAAGTTAAATTTGTGCACTTGGATGACCTTTGCAATGCTCATATCTTCTTGCTTGAGCACCCTGAAGCAAAGGGAAGATACATTTGCTCTTCTCATAATACCAACATCATTGAACTAGCAAAAATGTTAAGAAAGAGATTCCCAGAGTACCACATCCCAACTGA GTTCAACTTTGAAGGAGAAAGCTTGGAAGTGGTTGCTTTTTCGTCTAGAAAGCTTACAGAGCTTGGATTTGAGTTCAAGTACAGCTTAGAAGATATGTATGTGGGAGCCACTGAATCAGCTAGGGAGAAGGGTTTGCTTCCTAATCAAACCCAACTCAATGACAAGAACTTGAAATCTGAGGAAGCTGAAAAAACCCATTGA